From Anas acuta chromosome 20, bAnaAcu1.1, whole genome shotgun sequence, a single genomic window includes:
- the PRPF4 gene encoding U4/U6 small nuclear ribonucleoprotein Prp4 has product MASARAPAARGGARPPARPPAPPEATKSKPPEESDAPPAKRAPIFYGSLEEKERERLAKGESGLLGKEGMKAAIEAGNINISSGEVFDLEDHMSERQAEVLAEFERRKRARQINVSTDDSEVKACLRALGEPITLFGEGPAERRERLRNILSVVGTDALKKTRKDDDRSKKSKEEYQQTWYHEGPRSLKTARLWLANYSLPRAVKRLEEARLLKEIPEATRTSQRQELHKSLRSLNNFCSQIGDDRPLSYCHFSPNSKFLATACWSGLCKLWSVPDCNLVHTLRGHNTNVGAIVFHPKATVSLDKKDVNLASCAADGSVKLWSLESDEPVADIEGHSMRVARVMWHPSGRFLGTTCYDHSWRLWDLEAQEEILHQEGHSKGVYDIAFHTDGSLAGTGGLDAFGRVWDLRTGRCIMFLEGHLKEIYGLNFSPNGYHVATGSGDNTCKVWDLRQRKCIYTIPAHQNLVTGVKFEPNHGNFLLTGAYDNTAKIWTHPGWSPLKTLAGHEGKVMGLDISLDGQLIATCSYDRTFKLWTAE; this is encoded by the exons atggccTCCGCGCGGGCACCGGCGGCGAGAGGCGGAGCGCGgcccccggcacggcccccGGCACCGCCAGAG GCCACAAAGAGCAAACCCCCCGAGGAGAGCGATGCGCCGCCCGCCAAGAGAGCGCCCATCTTCTATGGCAGcttggaggagaaggagagggagcgGCTGGCAAAGGGAGAATCGGGTCTGCTGGGGAAAGAAGGGATGAAAGCTGCGATCGAGGCTGGCAACATTAACATAAGTAGCG GTGAGGTTTTTGATCTGGAAGATCATATGAGCGAGCGGCAGGCAGAAGTGTTGGCTGAGTTTGAGCGCAGGAAGAGAGCCCGGCAAATCAACGTGTCCACTGATGACTCTGAAGTGAAAGCCTGCTTGCGAGCGCTCGGGGAGCCCATCACGCTCTTCGGAGAAGGTCCTGCTGAAAGGAGGGAGAG attaaGAAATATCCTTTCAGTGGTTGGCACTGATGCGTTAAAAAAGACTAGAAAAGATGACGACAGgtcaaaaaaatccaaagaagaG TATCAGCAAACCTGGTACCATGAAGGACCACGCAGTCTGAAAACAGCAAGGCTGTGGCTTGCTAACTACTCACTTCCcag GGCAGTGAAGCGGCTAGAAGAAGCACGACTACTCAAAGAGATTCCAGAAGCAACCAGGACATCACAGAGACAGGAGCTGCACAAATCCCTGCGA TCCTTGAATAACTTCTGCAGTCAGATTGGAGATGATCGCCCACTGTCCTACTGCCACTTCAGCCCTAATTCCAAATTTTTGGCTACTGCCTGttg GAGCGGACTTTGTAAGCTCTGGTCTGTGCCTGACTGCAACCTTGTTCACACCTTGCGAG gacATAACACCAATGTAGGAGCAATAGTCTTCCACCCCAAAGCCACTGTCTCCCTAGACAAAAAGGACGTTAACCTGGCCTCGTGTGCAGCTGATGGTTCTGTCAAACTCTGGAGCCTTGAAAG tgatGAGCCAGTGGCAGATATTGAAGGTCACAGCATGAGAGTGGCACGTGTGATGTGGCACCCCTCTGGGAGGTTCCTGGGTACTACTTG ctATGATCACTCGTGGCGCTTGTGGGACTTGGAAGCTCAGGAAGAGATTCTCCATCAGGAGGGGCACAGCAAAGGGGTCTATGACATTGCCTTTCACACGGATGGGTCTCTTGCTGGGACTGG TGGACTGGATGCTTTTGGCCGGGTGTGGGACTTGCGCACGGGACGCTGTATCATGTTTCTGGAAGGTCACCTGAAGGAGATCTATGGACTTAATTTCTCCCCAAATGG ATACCATGTCGCAACTGGCAGTGGTGACAATACTTGCAAGGTGTGGGACCTCCGCCAGAggaagtgcatctacaccatTCCTGCCCATCAGAACCTGGTGACTGGGGTGAAATTTGAAC CCAATCACGGCAACTTCCTGCTGACTGGCGCTTACGATAACACAGCGAAGATCTGGACTCACCCTGGCTGGTCCCCTTTGAAGACACTGGCGGGTCATGAGGGAAAGGTGATGGGACTGGATATCTCCCTTGATGGTCAGCTGATAGCGACGTGCTCCTATGACAGAACCTTCAAGTTGTGGACAGCAGAGTAG
- the CDC26 gene encoding anaphase-promoting complex subunit CDC26, whose amino-acid sequence MLRRKPTRLELKLDDIEEFEGVRKDLEGRKKQREEAEAAAGEEAAAAAAAAATALALGTEHKSREQLVNERIGYKPQPKAGGRAAHFGTFEF is encoded by the exons ATGCTGAGGCGGAAACCGACGCGCCTGGAGCTGAAGCTGGACGACATCGAGGAGTTCGAGGGCGTCCGGAAGGACCTGGAG GGCCGCAAGAAGCAGCGGGAggaggcggaggcggcggccggcgaggaggcggcggcggcggcggcggcggcggccacgGCGCTGGCGCTGGGCACGGAGCACAAGAGCCGCGAGCAGCTCGTCAACGAGCGCATCGGCTACAAGCCACAGCCCAAGGCCGGCGGCCGCGCCGCGCACTTCGGCACCTTCGAGTTCTAG